Proteins encoded in a region of the Benincasa hispida cultivar B227 chromosome 2, ASM972705v1, whole genome shotgun sequence genome:
- the LOC120071460 gene encoding UPF0057 membrane protein At4g30660-like gives MPSRCEIFCEILIAILIPPLGVCLRHGCCTVEFCICLLLTILGYVPGIIYALYAIVFIDRDEYFDEYRRPLYAPA, from the exons ATGCCATCTCGCTGTGAAATCTTCTGCGAGATTCTCATTGCTATTTTGATTCCTCCTTTGGGCGTCTGCCTCAGGCATGGATGTTGTACC GTTGAGTTTTGTATATGCCTTCTTTTGACGATTCTTGGTTATGTTCCTGGAATTATCTATGCTTTGTATGCTATCGTTTTCATTGATCGCGATGAGTACTTCGATGAATACAGGCGTCCTCTTTATGCGCCGGCCTAG
- the LOC120071998 gene encoding zinc finger protein 385B, whose protein sequence is MDFRFRANDNKSPATATSTSVRSFDQLLQDSLNAELLKQRMKDEIMIREIASRRMLEAEIRRELIIEQELAKRRVEGRTEGLLFDDQFSVRLLDQIRMNHNIVDPFRGLLTVPGSSSSPLPVCPVPNPQNEEPKPFDDKKNKLIVLPKPDPAKFEGKRKAEGEAAEVDTDQKTPTHWISSKKLAKEEFVCSMCNVQVTSEISFNAHLKGKKHMAKEGRSLQTQEPSPAEDLKEKLDNQKKDADKKSALKNKVHFKFWCKICEIGTPCMAIMVSHNNGKKHKARLLKLSQQSKLDDQKDEPNPL, encoded by the exons ATGGATTTCAGGTTCCGAGCCAACGATAACAAATCGCCGGCCACCGCCACTTCCACCTCCGTCCGCTCCTTCGATCAACTGCTTCAAG ATTCTTTAAATGCCGAGCTCTTGAAGCAGAGGATGAAAGACGAAATAATGATCAGAGAGATCGCTAGCCGCAGAATGCTCGAGGCAGAGATCAGAAGAGAGCTAATTATCGAACAAGAACTGGCGAAGCGTAGGGTTGAAGGCAGGACGGAAGGCTTATTGTTTGACGATCAATTTTCCGTCAGATTGTTGGACCAGATCAGGATGAATCACAACATTGTGGATCCGTTTAGAGGTTTACTGACGGTTCCAGGTTCCAGTTCTTCGCCCTTACCTGTTTGTCCAGTTCCGAATCCTCAAAACGAAGAACCAAAACCTTTcgatgataaaaaaaacaagttaaTCGTTCTG CCGAAGCCAGACCCAGCAAAATTCGAAGGGAAGAGGAAAGCTGAGGGAGAAGCAGCAGAGGTTGATACTGATCAAAAAACCCCAACTCATTGGATCAGTTCAAAGAAATTAGCCAAAGAAGAGTTTGTTTGTAGCATGTGCAATGTTCAGGTCACAAGTGAAATTAGTTTCAATGCACATTTAAAAGGCAAGAAGCACATGGCCAAAGAAGGGCGTAGCCTACAAACTCAAGAGCCGAGCCCAGCGGAAGATCTGAAAGAAAAATTAGACAATCAAAAGAAGGACGCAGATaaaaaatcagcccttaaaaacAAGGTCCATTTTAAATTCTGGTGCAAGATTTGCGAAATTGGAACCCCTTGCATGGCTATAATGGTCTCACATAACAATGGGAAGAAGCACAAGGCTCGCCTATTGAAACTTTCTCAACAGTCCAAATTGGACGACCAAAAGGACGAACCGAACCCCTTATGA